ACCCTCACGCGCGGCCACCGCGTCGAGCCGCGCCAGATGCGCCAGCAGCAACCGGTCGGAATAGCGCCGCCGCCGCGCAATCTCCTCCCCGTGATAGAACACCGGCTCCTCCCACCCGTCCAATGCGCGATCGGCCAAAGCATCCTCCGCCACTACGCGCGCAGAGGCGAGCGCCGCATCCCAGGCCCGCGCGAACCCCGCCGAGCGCCGCCGCGCCCGGTACACCGTCTGCGCCGAGACCGAAGCCGCCCTGCACGCCAGCCGCACATTCCCCCGATACGCCAGGCTCGCGAGGAAAGCCCCCTGCGCCTGAGGCGTGAAGATCGTGTGATGTCCGAGGGATGAGGTCGCGGTGGTATCCGTGAAGTGGGTTTGGGGGAGGAGAGCGGTGCGATCATCAGCCCCCTCTTCTTCAGAGGGAGTCGCAGACGTGGCTTCGCCACAGCGGGTTTGGGGGTGGTGCGAACCTTGGTCGTCAGCACGTATCTCATCGGATGCTTCCGCATCCGCAACCACCCCTCGATCCGCGATGCCCGCCCCGACGCAGGCCGGGGCTGAAGAGAGGGGGGGATTCTGTTCTTCCCCCTCACTCTCATGATCCCCAGTGAAGGCTGGGGCCTCAGGCTGTCCCGCTCGACCTCCCGGGCCCCCAACCCCAAGAGATTCAACCGCCGGGACGCGCGCTGATGAAGCAGCCGCCTCACCCTCCGCCGCCTGAAGCGCCAACTTGCGCTCCATCATGGCGCGGGCACGGGGAGATTTGGGAATATATGTCATCGGTTCACCTATGGGCTTGTGAGCAAGGGAACCGAGTTAGCTATACAGAATGGGGTGTGTAGGACAGGGTCCGTGAGGCTGGAAGCTTCTCACATTGAACAAGCACGGCGACTAGGACTTATTCTTTGGATGGTATCAGTTAAGCCCATAGCCAATCTGGGGGAATGTTCACTGTTTCTGTTGTGCAACCCAAAGCATGATGCCAAGTAAATCGGATGAGTATCGCCGATTACTTCCAGCAGAACGAAAATCTACGAGTAGAAACTCTCTCTGAACAAAAGTTGGTTCGAGGAGATATGGAGCTGAGTAAGCGCCTTGATCAGGCTGGTGAACTTTTGGAAATTCAAGAAGGCGACGCATTCATTCAGCAGGGAGACAACTCAAAGAGCATTTATTTCATATTGAGTGGCACGACCGAGATTGTTGTAAATGGTCGAAAAGTCGCGACAAGAGGACCTTCAGATCATGTTGGCGAAATGGCTGTGATCCAGCCAACACAACTAAGATCTGCAACATGTATTGCGGCTGAGCAACAGCTAGTTCTTAGGGTGAAAGGTGAGGACTTCAACAATATCTCCGAAGAGTTCCCGAAGATATATCAGCCCTTGGCAAAAGAAATGGCTAAGCGTCTGCTTGAGCGTAACAATTCAATGCCTGGGCATCGTGAGAATGTGAGGGTCTTCATAATTTGCTCGGTGGAAGCCCTCGACATAGCTAGAACAATTCAAAACGCGTTTGAACACGATCCATTCAACGTGACTGTTTGGACGGATGGCGTATTTAAAATTGCTACCTACCCGGTCGAGGCGCTTGAAGCCGAACTAGAAAACTCTGATTTTGCATTGGCAATTGCGCACGCAGATGATCGTACGCTCAGCAGAGACGTTGAATGGCCTAGTCCGAGGGACAACGTGATTTTCGAGCTGGGCCTTTTCTTAGGGCGACTGGGCAGGAGTCGGGCAATTTTGATGGAACCGAGAGATGGTGAGATAAAGCTGCCGAGCGATCTAAGTGGTATAACCACTATCCCATATTCATTTCCAGATGAAAAAAACGACGTAGCCAGTGCAATGGCCCCTGCTTGCAATAGGCTCCGCGATCACATTCAATCGCTTGGCCCATATAATGGTTAGACAATGAGCCTGAAGGATAAACTAGAGAAA
This genomic window from Pontixanthobacter aestiaquae contains:
- a CDS encoding TIR domain-containing protein; the encoded protein is MSIADYFQQNENLRVETLSEQKLVRGDMELSKRLDQAGELLEIQEGDAFIQQGDNSKSIYFILSGTTEIVVNGRKVATRGPSDHVGEMAVIQPTQLRSATCIAAEQQLVLRVKGEDFNNISEEFPKIYQPLAKEMAKRLLERNNSMPGHRENVRVFIICSVEALDIARTIQNAFEHDPFNVTVWTDGVFKIATYPVEALEAELENSDFALAIAHADDRTLSRDVEWPSPRDNVIFELGLFLGRLGRSRAILMEPRDGEIKLPSDLSGITTIPYSFPDEKNDVASAMAPACNRLRDHIQSLGPYNG